TTGGCGGCCGCGGTGGCGCCGTCATCGTCGTGACCCAGCCGGTCGAGATCGATTCCTCGGGCATCGAGGTCCGCGCCGTCGGCACGGTGTCCTCCGCCAAGAACGTCACACTCTTCCCGCAGGTGACCGGGGTCGTCACCGACATCTCCTTTACCCCGGGCAGCAAGGTCGACGCCGGCCAGCCGCTGCTGGTGCTCGATGACGCCGACGAGCAGGTCGCCCTCGACAAGGCCAAGCTCGCGGTAGCCACCGCGCAGGCCGCCTACGACCGCGCCACCCAGCTCGCTCAATCGAACAACGTCACCGCTGTCGCCGTCACCGACGCCAAGAACGCGCTGGAGCAGGCCCAGATCGGCGTGCGTAGCGCCCAGCTCGATCTCGACAAGCGCACCGTCAAGGCGCCCTTCGCCGGCACCGTCGGCCTCACCGACCTCAGCATCGGCGACCTCGTCTCCTCGCAGAAGGCGATCGCCTCGCTGGACGACATGACGACCGTCACCGTCTCCTTCTCGGTGCCCGAGCGCGCCTCCGGCCTGGTCAAGATCGGCGACGCCGTCACCGCCACCACCGACGCGCTTGCCGGCCAGACCTTTGCCGGCAAGGTCATCGCCGTCGACAGCCGCGTCGACCCGACCACCCGCGCGCTGAATGTCGAGGCAAGCGTGCCCAACGAAGGCGCCGCCCTGAAGCCGGGCATGGCGCTGACCCTGGTGCTCGATTTCCCGGGCGCGCCGCACCCCTCGGTATCGTCGCTGTCGATCCAGTGGGACCGTGAGGGCTCCTACGTCTGGAAGGTCGACAACGGCAAGGCCAAGCGCGTGCCGATCCAGATCATTACCCGCCGCAGCGGCGTGGTCACCGTCGCCGGCGACCTTAAGGAAGGCGACGCCGTGGTCACCGAAGGCGTGCTGCGCATCCGCGAGGGCGTGCAGGTCGCCGAGGCCGGCGCCGTTGCCGCCGGCGGCCAGGGCGGTGGCGCCAATGGCCAGCAGGGCGGCGGTCGCCCGAACGGCCAGAACGGCGGCCAGAACGGCGGCCAGGGCAAGCCGGGCGCTGCGACAGCGCCCGCGGCCGGTGCCACTCCGCCCGCCGCGGCCGGCGGCTAAAAGGAACCGGCGACCATGGCAAAGCGCGAGAAGCAGCAGGGCGGGGGCGCTGGCGTCGCCACGCTGTTCGTCAGCCGCCCGGTGCTGGCGATCGTGCTCAACCTGCTCATCGTCGTCGCCGGCGTTGCTGCCTTCACCGGCGTCGAGGTCCGCGAACTGCCCAACATCGACCAGCCGGTCATCACCATCCGCACCAGCTACACCGGCGCCACGCCCGAGACCATCGACAAGGAAATCACCGGCACGATCGAAGGTGCGGTGGCGCGCACGCCGGGCGTCGTCGGCATCTCGTCGCAGTCGAGCGCCGGCCAGAGCCGCGTCACCGTCCAGTTCGATTCTTCCACCGACCTCAACGTCGCCGCCAACGACCTCCGCGATGCGGTTGGCGGCATCCGCGGCCTGCCCGACGACGCCGACCCGCCGCAGATCGTCAAGGCCGACACCGGCTCCGACGCCATCATGCGCCTGTCGGCCATCTCGCCCGACCTGTCGATCGACCAGCTCACCGCGCTGATCAACGATCAGGTCATCGACCGCCTCGCCGCCGTCTCCGGCGTCGCCGACGTGCAATTGTTCGGCGACCGTGACCCGCTCGTCCGCGTCCTCATCAATTCGGACGCGCTCGCCGCCCGCAATCTCACCGTCAACGATCTCCTCACCGCGCTGTCGACCGTGACGCTCGACGCGCCCGCCGGCCGCGTCGCCGACGACAACCAGTCGCTGCTGCTGCGCGCCGACGCCTCTACCAAGTCGGCCGACGAGATCAGCGCCATCCAGGTGGCGCCCGGCGTTAAGGTCAGCGATGTCGCCGAGGTCATCTTCGGACCGGCCGACCAGACCACGTCGCTGCGCATGAACGGGCAGAACGGCATTGGCCTCGCCATCGTCCGCCAGGCCAAGTCGAACGCCCTCGACATCTCGACCGGTATCCGCGCCGCTGTCGCGGAATTGAGCCAGACGCTGCCCAAGGACGTGCAGCTT
The sequence above is drawn from the Bauldia sp. genome and encodes:
- a CDS encoding efflux RND transporter periplasmic adaptor subunit; translated protein: MAASRQIAVIVILVVAVAVGWFGYERGWYGHAASEAANAQQVAPAGGQQANRQRQGGANGGQGGGGGFGGRGGAVIVVTQPVEIDSSGIEVRAVGTVSSAKNVTLFPQVTGVVTDISFTPGSKVDAGQPLLVLDDADEQVALDKAKLAVATAQAAYDRATQLAQSNNVTAVAVTDAKNALEQAQIGVRSAQLDLDKRTVKAPFAGTVGLTDLSIGDLVSSQKAIASLDDMTTVTVSFSVPERASGLVKIGDAVTATTDALAGQTFAGKVIAVDSRVDPTTRALNVEASVPNEGAALKPGMALTLVLDFPGAPHPSVSSLSIQWDREGSYVWKVDNGKAKRVPIQIITRRSGVVTVAGDLKEGDAVVTEGVLRIREGVQVAEAGAVAAGGQGGGANGQQGGGRPNGQNGGQNGGQGKPGAATAPAAGATPPAAAGG